One region of Lytechinus pictus isolate F3 Inbred chromosome 8, Lp3.0, whole genome shotgun sequence genomic DNA includes:
- the LOC135155240 gene encoding uncharacterized protein LOC135155240, which produces MQTDCIGKHSTEINMVQYVDKLQFREAVLTEVSSFDLEHILRGIGKEDNISMFLESLGIDPTQNTNEGGLDFLKGAQDKLDKWAKETRDINPVIILSSTLEKLNHTSANNFFQVNDEKKINLRDNEIEIYARKYTRNHYNKVSTLIQHCPFLGKVVRENNDYLLNTENMLHDWWTEQQCNYYRRRCILDETLPEQKLLADTKPSSLRTGPGDDQWPSDDELKVIDRYIDHKYTAHVRECLDVSTLSESDNKNDLFGTLCAWRQSFNGDFTTMYRKLVFALKDTNIYGLLSPVRNDAIHNAEIVEIAFNLLMTDILPVVKHLRIIETKLLSYRPAFQPSHLQKGTIGLVSTLITSVGKNKQREELCRRLKDGGFSGRIQLNIIARQMSYGELSTIFNTQTTCISSANEEKEAPQQEPQEGDHLLTQEKHQAPDPTTATLEPEVKKDAESTKGFNRIKNILRSNSSKQSPDTTQQEMKSKEGSTSLGKSVTKTLLDTAIAMEPIVVQAVESSPEVTERTISSNETIVNIEPDAITSEVCLHLSEIKQTLNLSDEDVCSWVGGNLDEFTLFQIWKAKTRFSAISERASVIKCMHDSGKGELARSVIEGKFIPEEISLSFVKHVIQTAGTNSKLEKLAASLDLKKEFLESKSSVDAISEIIQKRLVTSMKGSENIPGDGSGASKKSKKDKDVKSQMGPSQVHNPANQADKLVEYGFMDLARELLIIYQNNTQ; this is translated from the exons ATGCAGACCGACTGCATCGGCAAGCACAGTACCGAGATAAACATGGTTCAGTACGTAGACAAGCTAC AATTTCGGGAAGCCGTATTGACCGAGGTTTCTTCTTTTGATCTTGAACATATATTAAGAGGGATTGGCAAAGAAGATAATATTTCCATGTTCCTTGAAAGCCTCGGGATAGATCCAACTCAAAACACTAATGAAGGGGGACTAGACTTCTTGAAGGGAGCCCAGGATAAACTAGACAAATGGGCGAAAGAAACAAGAGACATCAATCCAGTGATAATCCTAAGTTCTACATTGGAGAAATTGAATCATACTTCcgctaataatttttttcaag tcaatgatgagaaaaaaatcaatctgCGAGACAATGAGATCGAAATATATGCCCGAAAATACACACGGAACCACTACAATAAAGTAAGTACGCTTATCCAACATTGTCCATTCCTTGGCAAAGTCGTTAGAGAAAACAATGATTATCTGTTAAATACTGAGAATATGCTTCATGATTGGTGGACAGAGCAGCAGTGCAATTATTACAGAAGGAGATGTATACTCGATGAGACATTACCTGAGCAAAAACTCCTGGCAGATACCAAGCCCTCAAGCCTTCGAACAGGCCCAG GAGATGATCAGTGGCCATCCGACGACGAACTAAAGGTCATTGATCGTTACATCGATCACAAATATACAGCACACGTTCGAGAATGTCTTGATGTGTCCACTTTATCTGAGAGTGATAACAAGAATGATCTGTTTGGTACTTTATGTGCTTGGAGGCAATCATTTAATGGAGATTTCACAACAATGTATAGGAAGTTAGTATTTGCTTTAAAGGACACGAACATTTATG GTTTACTTTCACCTGTGAGGAATGATGCTATCCACAATGCTGAGATCGTAGAGATAGCATTCAATCTACTCATGACTGACATCCTACCTGTGGTCAAGCATCTTCGAATCATTGAAACAAAACTGTTATCCTACAGACCAGCATTCCAACCGTCTCATCTCCAAAAAGGCACAATCGGCCTTGTTTCGACCTTAATAACGTCGGTGGGAAAGAATAAACAGAGAGAGGAGTTGTGCAGAAGGCTCAAAGACGGAGGATTCTCCGGCAGAATTCAACTGAATATAATTG CCCGTCAAATGTCCTACGGAGAACTTTCAACAATTTTCAACACACAGACAACATGCATATCGAGTGCTAATGAAGAGAAAGAAGCCCCACAGCAAGAGCCACAAGAAGGGGATCACTTGCTGACTCAAGAAAAACATCAAGCACCTGATCCGACCACTGCGACATTAGAGCCTGAAGTTAAGAAGGACGCAGAGTCCACGAAAGGTTTCAACCGTATTAAGAACATTCTACGCAGCAATTCGTCAAAACAGAGTCCCGATACCACGCAACAAGAGATGAAATCAAAGGAAGGAAGCACTTCCTTAGGTAAATCAGTAACAAAAACCTTGTTGGATACAGCAATAGCGATGGAACCGATTGTCGTTCAAGCCGTAGAATCCTCGCCAGAAGTCACGGAAAGAACAATCTCCTCAAATGAAACAATAGTTAATATTGAACCGGATGCGATTACATCTGAAGTCTGTCTGCATCTCAGCGAGATCAAACAGACACTAAACTTGTCAGATGAAGATGTTTGCTCCTGGGTTGGCGGGAATCTGGACGAGTTCACATTGTTTCAGATATGGAAGGCAAAAACTCGCTTTTCTGCCATTAGTGAACGAGCATCAGTGATTAAATGTATGCATGACTCTGGAAAAGGTGAACTTGCAAGATCAGTAATCGAAG gTAAATTCATACCTGAAGAGATCAGTCTCTCCTTCGTTAAGCATGTCATCCAGACAGCGGGAACTAACAGTAAGCTGGAAAAATTAGCTGCATCACTGGATCTGAAGAAGGAGTTTCTAGAAAGTAAAAGTTCGGTTGATGCCATAAGTGAGATCATTCAGAAGAGACTAGTCACCAGTATGAAAGGATCCGAAAATATTCCTGGAGATGGGTCTGGAGCGAGCAAAAAGTCAAAAAAGGATAAGGATGTTAAAAGTCAGATGGGACCAAGCCAAGTTCATAATCCTGCCAATCAAGCAGACAAACTTGTAGAATATGGATTTATGGACTTAGCTCGCGAACTTCTGATTATATACCAGAATAACACTCAGTAA